Below is a genomic region from Zea mays cultivar B73 chromosome 9, Zm-B73-REFERENCE-NAM-5.0, whole genome shotgun sequence.
ATTCCTGTCAAGATAATGTTCAGGATAACATTATGTAAGTTTCTGATGTTGTAATTTGAGTTGCTATCTAATTTAAGATATATATAATTCAACTGTTCAAATATAACGTTTATAGAACTCGCGCGAAGCGCGAGCAAAGTACTAGTTTTATAATAATGTGTAATCGAAGAAAAGAATAGGAATAAATGAAGCTTATATTTCGTTTCATAATTGTTTTCAACCTTCTCTCTACGTTTTACCTCTTTCTCataaaagaatcaagaaagaaggaagggaTCATATTATTTTAATTGTGTTGCTTTATTTTAGTTCTTTATAGAAATCTTAATTAATATATTTTTAGTATCAGGTCAGACTAGAGAATAAGATCTTAGTCTTCAGTACTATTTGAATGGCATTATAGGTCAACAGATATTACAAAACTCTTTTCTGCTGTAGTGTTAAAAATAGAGACAGTTTCAGGATGAAACAGACTTTACTCTAAAATGATATATCGCCGTTTCGTTAATTAAGGAAAACATAAAACAACTTAGAAAAAAGAGTGATTGTCAGTGTCAGTCTTTAAAAGATTCAGAGCTCATCTTGAGCGGTCCCCTGGAGCAGCCCCGAGGAGTCCTCCCACAGACGTGGCTCCTGGGATCATGTACCACGCAGGCACGGTGCCAAGGTCCATCACGCGTGCCGCCGTGACGTGCACTGCTGTTTCCAAGGCACCCCCCTGGCCCCTGGCTACGCGCCAAAATCGTCCCTCACACGGCGGCAGCAAAAACAGAGGACACGGGTGCGAGAGACATGCGACAGAGAATccatggcggcggcggcgtggtGGGAGACGCTGGTGGTGGCAGCGGCGGCGGATGGAACCGGTGGGAGCAGCACCACGGTGGTGTCCATCTGCATGTTCACGACGGTGCTGTGCCTGTGCCTCGTCGCGGGCCACCTCCTCGAGGAGAACAAGTGGGTCAATGAGTCCATCACCGCCCTCGTCATCGTACGAATCCAATCCCCGCCAAATTTTCACTGATAATAAGTAGTATTTCATTGTCAACAACAACTATTTTCTACGATTTTCTTTTGCCAGGGGTGCATCATAGGAGTGATCGTATTTCTGCTGACCAAGGGGAAGCACTCACACATCCTGCGGTTCGATGAGCAGCTCTTCTTCATCTACGTGCTTCCACCGATAATCTTCAACGCCGGGTATGCATGCTTGGTCCACTTGCAAGGTAGTATTTGTAATGGCGTGACTGAGAGCTTCGATCAGATGCCTACTCGAGTGTTCTGGATATGACTGTTGTTTGCCTACAGGTTTCAGGTCAAGAAAAAGCAGTTCTTCCACAACTTCATGACCATCATGTCCTTCGGCGTGTTCGGCGTTTTCATCTCAGGTGCAATAGTTTCGGCAGGTAGGTTTTTACTGATTCGTTAGCTCTTTGTTCATATCGATGGTATATATTCATCTATTATTCTGTATACAGTTCAATATTGCAACTAGTAAAACCTAGGCTCATTCGCAATGCACAACTTCCTCACCATTGGTGACTGACAATGACATGTACTTCGTCTGGTTAATATCAGGCTGCTATTGGCTCTTCCCGAAAGTCGGGTTTGGAGAACTTGGTGCGGTAGATTATTTAGGTTTGTCTTCCTTTATTTGTGTCACTCATAGACTGCTCTCTGTCCTGTCATGAAATTTGTACTGATCTCATGTCCATCTGCAGCACTGGGAGCCATATTTTCTTCAACAGACACCGTGTGCACGTTGCAGGTCTGCTGCATTCTGAATCCTTAACACTTTGTCCCACTTCCATCTGCTTAACACACGGAGCTGAAACGCAGGTCATAAACCAAGATGAGACACCAAGGCTGTACAGCCTGGTGTTTGGAGAAGGAGTTGTCAACGATGCAACGGCGGTCGTTCTTTTCAATGCCATCAAGGATCTCGATATCAGTCGGCTCAAGGGTGGGGTTGTGCTAAAAGTGATATTTGACTTCCTCTATCTCTTTGCAACCAGCACTGTCCTCGGAATCTCAGTAAGAACTGTTTTTTTCTTCCATATATATGCATTAGTGCCATTTCTTTGTACACCCTTAACTCTTTACCGCAAATTTGTCAGATCGGTCTAGTAACTGCATATGTTCTCAAAGCTCTGTATTTTGGTAGGTGAGTAATCGTTGTTACCGATCGGTTTAGTTTGTGTTCATCTGCTACTCTTTTATCTTTCAAATCTCTTCCCCATATTTTGTTCAGGCATTCGACCGATAGAGAGGTTGCCTTGATGGCTCTCATGGCCTATCTATCGTATATGCTGGCAGAGGTAAGATTACCAAATTTTATCTCCTAGTACTTACATTATGCACTTCCACAATTCATCCCAAGATGCTGCATGTTCTGCAGTTGCTAGAGCTGAGTGGAATTTTGACCGTGTTCTTTTGCGGCATTGTCATGTCCCATTATGCATGGCACAACGTGACAGAGAGCTCAAGGATTACAACAAAGTGAGCTCAATAATCAATGTCCAAACATTTCTTAAGAATCGAATGCTGTGTTCGATTGGTCTATTCGGATCCATTCTCAGCAATGTTTATGCTGTTGCGAAGTCATCCTTGATTCTTATGGATGTGTCTGCAGGCATATATTTGCAACATTATCTTTCATTGCCGAGACATTCATCTTCCTTTACGTCGGTATGGATGCTCTTGACATTGATAAGTGGAGGACATCAAAGGAAAGGTGAGCAAACAGAGAACAAAGTCTCGTCTCTATCTTCTGCTGTCCAGAGTAGCACTCCCTCCATTCTAAATTAAATTATAGGCTATGTTTTGATGCATAATAAAGGCTATGTATCTACAAAAGGCAGAATGGTTTATATTTAAAACTTAGGGAGTAGCTTCTATTTattattttctatttttttttcttcttccagCTTCAAGACATCCATCGGTATCTTTGGCATCCTCATATTGCTCATACTACTGGGACGAGTGGCATTTGTTTTCCCTATATCCATTTTGTCAAATATCATGAGTGGAAGTTCTGAAAGAACCCCGATCACATTCAAGCACCAGGTTGCCTTCTTTTGTTTTGACTGAAAAGAAATGTATAATCTTTTTCTGTTAAGAACGTCAACGAGATGACACCCTCGAAAATCTTTACTCATGCCAAGGTTGTTATTTGGTGGGCTGGGCTCATGAGAGGTGCTGTTTCCATTGCACTAGCATACAATCAGGTTACTAAAGTTTTTGCTAGCAATTGTCTTTTTCTGAATAAACTGTTTCTGATTCGAAGCTAATTTTTGACTTACCAACCCTTTATGTATTGTTGTAGTTCACATTTTCAGGTGTAACATCGGATCCAGTTCATGCCACCATCATCACTAGCACAATAATCGTCGTCTTCTTCACCACTCTGGTCGGTATCTCAACTAATAAGGGACCTAGCAATACGTGAATGAGACTTGAGCAGGCTGAAACTTGCCCATGAATGATTGCAGGTGTTTGGCTTCTTGACCAGGCCCCTGATCAGTGGCATGCTCCCGCACCAGTCGAGGGCGCTGTCCAGAGGCCATAGCACAGGCAGCAACTCCCCGAAGGATGACTTCACCCTGCCGTTCCTGTCGGGCGATGAAGGCGCGTCAGGCAGCGGTATCGTCTTGGAGCAAGCCAAGAGGAGCTTGTCTATGATGCTGGAGAGGCCCGTCCACACGGTTCACATCTACTGGAGGAAGTTCGATGACAGGTTCATGAGGCCAATCTTTGGTGGACCGCGGTCGCACTGACTGCAGGTGCATATAAGAGGAGTTAGTTTCTCTGAATTCTGTCAGCATAGTTCGCCCATGGCACTGTAAAGTTGATAACACTGAATGCTTTCAAGCAACTCTTTATTATTTTTAGTACTTATATTACATCACTGCAATCTTACAAAcataatttttttttaaaaaaaaaatcaaTCAGAGCGAAAACAAATGGAAGCAATCTGAATGCTTCTTATTGTGAATTTTGAGCTATACAAATATGTGAACCTGTAAAAAAAATATAGTAAATGAAGGAATCAAATGCCgttttcgtcgtcgtcgtctattCGCTGAGTTTTACTGAATTCGCTGAAACTTGTCCCTGTTCACGCGCCCCCTGAGCCGTACTTCTTGCCGAAGAAGATGAGCTGCAGCTGGTCGTAGCCGGCAAGCGCGCCAGCGCCGGCGATGGCGCGTAGGACGTTGGCGCCGGCGCCTTTGAAGAGCGACTTGGGGCCCTCGTTCCTGACGATCTGGGCGAAGGCGTCCATGGAGCTCTTGTACTTGACGGCCTCCCCCGAGGTCATCATCATCCTTCTCCGGATAGTGTCCAGCGGGTAAGAGGCCAGACTGGCGCCATTGGTGATCATCCAGCCGAGCGCCAGGCTCGCGAAGAAGTTGTCCTGCAACTTCTCCGTCAGCAGCACCGGCTTCAAGGAGTCGTACATGCCGAAGTAGAGGCCGCGGTACACGACGATCCCGGCCACGGAGACGTTGAACCCGCGGTAGAGCCCCACGACGCCGTCGGACCGGAGCGTCTTCCGGTACACGTCGACGAGGCCAGTGAACTGCCTCTCGCCGCCCTTAGCCGCCGCCCTGTAGTCGCTGGTGAGGCGCGTCCTGGCGTAGTCGAGGGAGTAGACGAAGAGCAGCGACGTGGCCCCGGCGGCGCTGCCGGAGGCGATGTTCCCCGCGAACCACCTCCAGTAGCCGTCCCTGTCCTTGTTGAAGTTGAAGAGGCCCTTGAAGTAGTCCTTGAACGCGAAGTTGAGGGCCTGCGTGGGGAAGTAGCGGATGACGTTGGTGTTGTTCCCGCGCCACAGCGACAGGAAGCCCTCGTCCCTGACGGTGCGGCCGAAGCAgtcgccgatgcccctgtacggcTCGGACAGCCTGCCGGTCCGGATCAGCTCGTCCTGGTTCTGCAGCAGCATCTTGACGCGCTCGATAGGCGCCGCCACGGTCTTGGACACCGCCGACGACACCCCGCCCAGCAGGAAGTCGGCGGCGAAGTTCTTCTCGGCGGGCGCCGAGGCCACAACGTGCGGCGTCGAGGACAGGGCGGCACCACGGACCGGCATCGGCGACGGGCGCCAGAGGCTCTGTGGCGCGTAGCTTCCTCTCATCGCCGCCAAGTGGTAGTGGCTGCTTTGAGACGCGAAGCTCCAGCTAGGGGGCGAACCACCATTGCTCCGCCGGTCCGCCATCACCGGCTCTGCAGCTGCAAGTCGCAATGCAATGGATCGCGTAAATGTTGCAAACCTGCCGAGGTAGACAAAGCAGATGATTTACGGGTGCCAATCAGAATGGGAGCAGAAGAGCCTTTACATGTGTAAGTAGTCCGGGTCGGGTCGTTTAATTTTCTGCTGCGCCGCCACTCGTGCGCGGCGGGCAACgcaagcagtgaggtcacgagtcacgacATGTCGTGGCGGTCTCTACCTCTGCGTAGTCAGGGTATGCCCGTTGTACAGGGTCAAAAACTCAAAATCACGCCGCGGTGCGGGCTGGGGACGGACACGGGAGAATTTCCTGTTTCCACGCATGTAGGAGCGTGGAAATTTCACCGGGTCAAAGTTCAAACTAACTAATTTTACGATTAACTAACTTCCTTGATATACTTCATCTAGATGCTCACCTAGCATGACTTTGTTTGCAATTTTATAATTTTCCTTAGTGGCATGATATCACTGTCATCTCCACCATAACATCCATCAACAACAACCTCTTCTTCATCATTCCCTCCAAACACTTCACGGGGTGCGCTTGCACTAGATCTATCCACAACAATGCCACCAAACATTTTATGTAACAATTCTCCATGCTCTAGTGGACCTTTCTTTAATCGACCTTTCTTTAATCGTTTCCAGTTTGAATGGCCCTACATGCATgtaaaagaatggttagttaaacTGAAATCATTAAGAAAACATTGAAAATAAGCAAAAAAATGATGCATACCTTTGTCAACCTATTCCTGTACCCATCGAATGCAGAATATGTTCCTAAATCCCAAGTCCGGTATCTTTATGCAGTTGTAACCAAAACCCATACAAGCCTTTAAGTAAATCTCATTTATTCTTCAATTGCACTTTTGAATGATGCAGCTCAGTTGCTATCTTATACTTCTCAGGTCTCAGCTATATTGTTGTAACCTCACGAAGTCATGATACCATTAAACCTATTCCCAGCATTGATTTCTTGGATGCATATTTCACAAAAAAAAATCTATTGTTATCGAATGTCCAATCAGCTTTGTCACAAACTTATTTCTACTCAATAACATACATGTAAACAATGATTTAGAACGCTAAACAATAACTACAAACAATGCAGGATGGAATAAAAACAATTGTACAAGCATATACCATGGTGATATGCATCATTTCTTCGACATCATCATCATCGGTGGGCTCAGAGTTAAGGTTTAGATCCACATCGAGCGAAGTAGAGCGTGAAGGGTTGTAAGATTTTGAgctcgaagcctggccacgcccaCGTGAAGAGTATATCCCGGCAGGATGTACTGCCAAGCTAGCCCTAGTGAACTAGCTCTTGATACGCTTTTCCGGAACCGGAACCAGATCCGGGTAGTCGTACCTTGCCTAAGCGCCCACCCGAGACCAGACTCGAGGGTGGGTAAGACCGGAACGAGGTCAAGCCCGAGTGGAGGCATGCCGACCGATCGGTGATTGAAGCCATAACCCCCGAAGGGCGAGCCCGGCCCCCGGAGGGCAGGTTAATAGGATAGATATTATTGTTATTGTCCGGAACCAGGTGCTCGGCCCCCGGAGGGAGAGCCCGGATACATAGAGTGCTGGTATGAAAAGAGAGTTCTACAAGGGATGGCAGCTAGTCCCCCTCCGGGGGTTTAGGTCGAGCTTGAAAACGGTCTCAGACGTTCGTTTCCGGCGTTTTAAGGCAGGTTGATGGAGCTTCATGTCCGACAGGACATTAAGCGAAAGAAACATGTGATATAGACGATGTTTGTTTAGACAAACATGTTTATCCCTCGCCTCTGGTTGCCTCTCTTGAAACTGGATGGTATTCTTCTTCATATTCATAATAATCAGGTAAACTTAAATTATGAATTGGCACCATATTAGCCAATATTCTATTTCTTCTCTTCATATCAGTGGAACTCCATCTAGTCATCATCATCATGGAGTAACTATATAAAATCAAATACAATCTGCTCCCAAAAGAGACTTGGTTCTACCCAACGAAATCTTTTCATGAGCGGTAGAGTAGACTGAACACCCACACAATCTCGATTTGACAATTTTAGAAATGGAAGAATTTACCAATGAGACCGTCTACAGCAGAGAGGCTACCAGGACACGACCTTTCGCACAATGGAAATGGTACTACTGTGTCCCTAAGGGCCCCTCCTTTTCAGAGAGAACTGAATCAGAACATCTTTCTCTATGAAAATGGGAGAGTAAAAAGGGAACCGAAAACATTGATGTGAGAGCAATGATGAATCGAGCCGCATCACATCAACTAGAGAACTTAACATATGAGTTTTCTATCAAAACTATTACCCATCAATCTCTATCCTCGGGGATAGAATCCAGCTCACGGCGTACCTGATAACTACGCTTATATACGTCAATTCATGGGAAGATGCTTACAGGAACTTCCAACTACTCACTTTGAGCAGGCATGTTAC
It encodes:
- the LOC100274442 gene encoding ADP,ATP carrier protein, mitochondrial isoform X1: MADRRSNGGSPPSWSFASQSSHYHLAAMRGSYAPQSLWRPSPMPVRGAALSSTPHVVASAPAEKNFAADFLLGGVSSAVSKTVAAPIERVKMLLQNQDELIRTGRLSEPYRGIGDCFGRTVRDEGFLSLWRGNNTNVIRYFPTQALNFAFKDYFKGLFNFNKDRDGYWRWFAGNIASGSAAGATSLLFVYSLDYARTRLTSDYRAAAKGGERQFTGLVDVYRKTLRSDGVVGLYRGFNVSVAGIVVYRGLYFGMYDSLKPVLLTEKLQDNFFASLALGWMITNGASLASYPLDTIRRRMMMTSGEAVKYKSSMDAFAQIVRNEGPKSLFKGAGANVLRAIAGAGALAGYDQLQLIFFGKKYGSGGA
- the LOC103638329 gene encoding sodium/hydrogen exchanger 4, translated to MAAAAWWETLVVAAAADGTGGSSTTVVSICMFTTVLCLCLVAGHLLEENKWVNESITALVIGCIIGVIVFLLTKGKHSHILRFDEQLFFIYVLPPIIFNAGFQVKKKQFFHNFMTIMSFGVFGVFISGAIVSAGCYWLFPKVGFGELGAVDYLALGAIFSSTDTVCTLQVINQDETPRLYSLVFGEGVVNDATAVVLFNAIKDLDISRLKGGVVLKVIFDFLYLFATSTVLGISIGLVTAYVLKALYFGRHSTDREVALMALMAYLSYMLAELLELSGILTVFFCGIVMSHYAWHNVTESSRITTKHIFATLSFIAETFIFLYVGMDALDIDKWRTSKESFKTSIGIFGILILLILLGRVAFVFPISILSNIMSGSSERTPITFKHQVVIWWAGLMRGAVSIALAYNQFTFSGVTSDPVHATIITSTIIVVFFTTLVFGFLTRPLISGMLPHQSRALSRGHSTGSNSPKDDFTLPFLSGDEGASGSGIVLEQAKRSLSMMLERPVHTVHIYWRKFDDRFMRPIFGGPRSH